The following are from one region of the Novosphingobium humi genome:
- the bktB gene encoding beta-ketothiolase BktB produces the protein MSEAQNIYIVSGVRTAIGDFGGGLKSFMPSELAGLVAAEAVKRAGVAPGDVGHVVFGQVIPSSAKDAYLARVAGLNAGIPVETPALTVNRLCGSGLQAIISAAQMMKLGEADVTLAGGAESMSNAPYHDHGQRWGRKMGDAQLVDALVQTLSDPLGGYHMGITAENVAERHCITREAQDALTVEGHARAIRAIEEGRFKEQILPVEIKTRKGVTVFDTDEHPRAGTNAQSLAAMKPVFKKDGTVTAANASGINDGAAAVVLATGDAVAARGLKPLARIVSWGHAGVEPALMGVGPVKAVPIALERAGLTLADMDVIEANEAFAAQALAVAGELGFDPAKLNPNGSGIALGHPVGATGAILTVKAAYELRRTGGRYGLITMCIGGGQGIAMVIENLIEAA, from the coding sequence ATGTCGGAAGCCCAGAATATCTACATTGTGTCCGGCGTGCGCACGGCGATTGGCGATTTTGGCGGTGGTTTGAAGAGCTTCATGCCTTCCGAGCTTGCGGGCCTCGTTGCGGCCGAGGCGGTGAAGCGCGCAGGCGTGGCGCCCGGCGATGTCGGCCATGTCGTGTTCGGCCAGGTCATTCCCTCGAGTGCCAAGGATGCCTATCTGGCGCGGGTTGCGGGGCTTAACGCGGGCATTCCGGTGGAAACCCCGGCGCTGACGGTCAATCGCCTGTGCGGATCGGGGCTTCAGGCGATCATTTCGGCGGCCCAGATGATGAAGCTGGGCGAGGCCGATGTGACGCTGGCGGGCGGGGCGGAGAGCATGTCGAACGCCCCCTATCACGACCATGGCCAGCGCTGGGGCCGTAAGATGGGCGATGCGCAACTGGTGGATGCGCTGGTGCAGACTTTGTCGGACCCGCTGGGCGGCTATCACATGGGCATCACCGCCGAGAATGTGGCCGAGCGGCATTGCATCACGCGTGAGGCGCAGGACGCTTTGACCGTCGAGGGCCATGCCCGCGCGATCCGGGCCATCGAGGAGGGGCGCTTTAAAGAACAGATCCTGCCCGTCGAGATCAAAACCCGCAAGGGCGTGACCGTGTTCGACACCGATGAACACCCGCGCGCGGGCACCAATGCGCAAAGCCTTGCGGCCATGAAGCCGGTGTTCAAAAAGGACGGCACGGTCACGGCCGCCAATGCCAGCGGGATCAACGATGGCGCGGCCGCCGTGGTGCTGGCCACGGGCGATGCAGTGGCGGCGCGGGGGCTGAAGCCTTTGGCGCGGATCGTCAGCTGGGGCCATGCCGGGGTGGAACCGGCGCTGATGGGCGTGGGGCCGGTCAAGGCGGTGCCGATTGCCCTCGAACGTGCGGGGCTGACGCTGGCGGACATGGATGTGATCGAGGCGAACGAGGCCTTTGCCGCGCAGGCGTTGGCCGTGGCGGGCGAACTGGGCTTTGATCCGGCCAAGCTCAACCCCAACGGCAGCGGCATCGCGCTGGGCCATCCGGTCGGGGCGACGGGCGCGATCCTGACGGTCAAGGCGGCCTATGAACTGCGCCGCACCGGCGGGCGCTATGGCCTGATCACCATGTGCATCGGCGGCGGGCAAGGCATCGCCATGGTCATCGAAAACCTCATCGAGGCGGCGTGA
- a CDS encoding enoyl-CoA hydratase-related protein, producing MTDYRFIKVSRAGDVVTIALNRPEKLNALTPALFGELGDAVERAVAEGARALVLTGEGRFFCSGADIAPDGAGYEGLPEDLGELLDAAYNPFARQLAALEIPVVSALNGPCAGAGMSIALAGDIVVMGEGAYLLLAFVNIGLVPDAGATWLVARSAGRARALEMALLGERMGAQEARAAGLVTRVVPDDAVLAHAQELAARLAAGPTRAMGLIRRQVAFALEQGFEATLDVERDNQSIAGRSGDFAEAIKAFAEKRKPQFSGF from the coding sequence ATGACGGACTATCGTTTCATCAAGGTAAGCCGTGCGGGCGATGTGGTGACAATCGCCCTCAACCGTCCGGAAAAGCTGAACGCGCTGACCCCGGCATTGTTCGGGGAATTGGGCGATGCGGTCGAACGGGCGGTGGCCGAAGGCGCGCGGGCGCTGGTGCTGACGGGCGAGGGGCGGTTCTTCTGCTCGGGCGCCGATATTGCGCCCGATGGCGCTGGCTATGAAGGCCTGCCCGAGGATCTGGGCGAACTGCTCGACGCGGCCTACAACCCTTTCGCACGGCAATTGGCGGCGCTGGAGATTCCGGTGGTGTCCGCGCTCAACGGCCCTTGCGCAGGGGCGGGCATGAGCATCGCGCTGGCCGGTGACATCGTGGTGATGGGCGAAGGGGCTTATCTGCTGCTGGCCTTTGTCAACATCGGTCTGGTGCCCGATGCGGGGGCGACATGGCTGGTGGCGCGCAGTGCCGGGCGGGCGCGGGCGCTGGAAATGGCGCTGCTGGGCGAACGGATGGGCGCCCAGGAGGCCCGCGCGGCGGGGCTGGTCACGCGGGTTGTGCCCGATGATGCGGTATTGGCGCATGCCCAGGAATTGGCGGCTCGCCTCGCGGCCGGGCCGACCCGCGCAATGGGCCTGATTCGCCGACAGGTGGCTTTTGCGCTGGAACAGGGTTTCGAAGCCACGCTGGATGTGGAGCGGGATAACCAGTCGATTGCCGGGCGCAGCGGCGATTTCGCCGAGGCCATCAAAGCCTTTGCGGAGAAGCGCAAGCCGCAGTTCTCGGGTTTTTGA
- a CDS encoding electron transfer flavoprotein subunit beta/FixA family protein, translating to MKLLVPVKRVLDYNVKPRVKADGTGVDLANVKMSMNPFDEIAVEEAVRLKEKGVASEVVVVSIGPAKAQETLRSALAMGADRAILVSTEETVEPLAVAKILAKIVGEEAPGLVVLGKQAIDDDSNQVGQMLAALTGRPQGTFASKVEVEGDAVLVTREVDGGLETVKLALPAIVTTDLRLNEPRYASLPNIMKAKSKKLETKAPGDYGVDITPRVKVLKVAEPGSRSAGVKVADVDALVVKLKELGVA from the coding sequence ATGAAGCTCCTAGTCCCAGTCAAGCGTGTGCTTGATTACAACGTGAAGCCACGTGTGAAGGCGGACGGGACGGGTGTGGACCTGGCGAACGTCAAGATGAGCATGAACCCGTTTGACGAGATCGCGGTGGAAGAGGCGGTCCGCCTGAAGGAAAAGGGCGTGGCGAGCGAGGTCGTGGTGGTCTCGATCGGCCCGGCCAAGGCGCAGGAGACTTTGCGTTCGGCGCTGGCGATGGGCGCGGACCGGGCGATTTTGGTTTCGACCGAGGAGACGGTCGAACCGCTGGCGGTGGCCAAGATCCTGGCGAAGATCGTGGGCGAGGAAGCGCCGGGTCTGGTGGTGCTGGGCAAGCAGGCGATTGACGATGACAGCAACCAGGTGGGCCAGATGCTGGCCGCGCTGACGGGTCGGCCGCAGGGCACGTTTGCATCGAAGGTCGAGGTCGAGGGTGACGCCGTGCTGGTGACGCGCGAGGTCGATGGCGGGCTGGAGACGGTCAAGCTGGCTCTGCCCGCGATTGTGACGACCGACCTGCGTTTGAACGAGCCGCGCTATGCCAGCCTGCCCAACATCATGAAGGCCAAGAGCAAGAAGCTCGAGACCAAGGCGCCCGGTGATTACGGCGTGGACATCACGCCGCGCGTCAAGGTGCTGAAAGTGGCCGAACCTGGGTCACGCAGCGCGGGCGTGAAGGTGGCCGATGTCGATGCGCTGGTCGTGAAGCTTAAAGAATTGGGAGTCGCATAA
- a CDS encoding electron transfer flavoprotein subunit alpha/FixB family protein produces the protein MTVLVWAEHDNAVLKDATLSAVSAAAKLGEVHVLVAGLGVAGVAEAAAKIAGVAKVLVADDAAYEHGLAENVAPLIVGLMGGYDAFVAPATTTGKNIAPRVAALLDVAQISDILSVEGPRTFTRPIYAGNAIATVESSDAKLVITARGTAFGKAEATGGSATIETIATTGDAGLSSFIGAEIAKSERPELTSAKVIVSGGRALKDAETFAATILPLADKLGAAVGASRAAVDAGYVPNDYQVGQTGKIVAPEVYIAVGISGAIQHLAGMKDSKTIIAINKDEDAPIFQVADIGLVADLFNAVPELTGKL, from the coding sequence ATGACTGTTTTGGTGTGGGCTGAACACGACAATGCGGTCTTGAAGGACGCCACGCTTTCGGCGGTGAGCGCCGCTGCGAAGCTGGGCGAGGTGCACGTGCTGGTGGCCGGTTTGGGTGTGGCTGGTGTGGCCGAAGCGGCGGCCAAGATCGCCGGCGTGGCCAAGGTGCTGGTGGCTGACGATGCGGCCTATGAACATGGGCTGGCGGAGAATGTCGCGCCGTTGATCGTCGGGCTGATGGGCGGCTATGACGCCTTTGTCGCGCCTGCCACGACCACGGGCAAGAACATCGCCCCGCGCGTGGCGGCTCTGCTCGATGTGGCGCAGATCTCGGATATCCTGAGCGTCGAAGGCCCCAGGACTTTCACCCGCCCGATCTATGCGGGCAATGCCATCGCCACCGTGGAATCCTCGGACGCCAAGCTGGTGATCACCGCGCGCGGCACCGCCTTTGGCAAGGCCGAGGCCACCGGCGGCAGCGCGACCATCGAAACCATCGCCACCACCGGGGACGCGGGCCTCTCCAGCTTCATCGGCGCCGAGATCGCCAAAAGCGAACGCCCTGAACTCACCAGCGCCAAGGTGATCGTCTCGGGCGGGCGCGCCCTGAAGGACGCCGAGACCTTTGCCGCCACGATCCTGCCGCTGGCCGACAAGCTGGGCGCAGCCGTGGGCGCGAGCCGGGCCGCCGTGGACGCGGGCTATGTGCCCAACGATTATCAGGTGGGCCAGACCGGCAAGATCGTCGCGCCCGAAGTCTATATCGCGGTGGGCATCAGCGGGGCGATCCAGCATCTGGCGGGGATGAAGGACAGCAAGACCATCATCGCCATCAACAAGGATGAGGACGCGCCGATCTTTCAGGTGGCCGACATCGGGCTGGTGGCGGATCTGTTCAATGCCGTGCCCGAACTGACGGGGAAGCTGTAA
- a CDS encoding electron transfer flavoprotein-ubiquinone oxidoreductase yields the protein MSEIQRDTMPYDVVVVGGGPAGLSAAIRIKQLNADLSVCVLEKGSEIGAHILSGAVVDPRAMDELLPDWRSSDCPLAEVPVTDNWHWVLTKGGHYAVPHALMPPFMSNHGNYTVSLGNLCRWLGGKAEELGVEIFPGFPAAELLYDGDRLIGVQTGDMGVDHEGKAKGDYQPGMNLTAKYTILAEGARGHLTKRVKAKYDLERDCQPQVYGLGIKELWDIDPAKHVPGRVLHTQGWPLSESESWGGGFLYHQAGGQVALGFVTALDYRNPHVSPYEEFQRWKQHPAIRAILEGGKRVSYGARVINEGGWQSVPHLAFPGGVLAGCSAGFVNVPRIKGSHTAMKSGMLAAEAIVTAIAGGEEGTQLDAYEAALRESWIADELKLVQNAQPLVAKFGGALGTVLAGADMWARYLRINPFGAMAHHSDAEATGRADLYQPIAYPKADGVISFDRLTNVSFSFTNHEEDQPCHLKLTDATVPTRINLPRYAGPEARYCPAGVYEFVGEGDAKRLQINAQNCVHCKTCDIKDPTQNITWVAPEGGGGPNYPNM from the coding sequence ATGAGCGAGATCCAGCGCGACACGATGCCCTATGATGTGGTGGTGGTGGGCGGAGGGCCTGCGGGGCTTTCGGCCGCCATCCGGATCAAGCAGTTGAACGCTGATCTGAGCGTCTGCGTGCTGGAGAAAGGGTCGGAGATCGGGGCGCATATTCTGTCGGGCGCGGTGGTCGATCCGCGCGCGATGGATGAATTGCTGCCCGATTGGCGGAGCAGCGACTGCCCGCTGGCTGAGGTTCCGGTGACGGACAACTGGCACTGGGTGCTCACCAAGGGCGGGCATTATGCGGTGCCCCATGCGCTGATGCCGCCCTTCATGAGCAATCACGGCAATTACACCGTCAGCCTCGGCAATCTGTGCCGCTGGCTGGGGGGCAAGGCCGAGGAGCTGGGGGTGGAGATCTTCCCCGGCTTCCCGGCGGCCGAACTGCTCTATGACGGTGATCGCCTGATCGGCGTGCAGACCGGCGACATGGGCGTCGACCACGAGGGCAAGGCGAAGGGCGACTATCAGCCGGGCATGAACCTGACGGCCAAATACACCATTCTGGCCGAGGGCGCGCGCGGGCATCTGACCAAAAGGGTCAAGGCGAAGTACGATCTGGAGCGCGATTGTCAGCCGCAGGTCTATGGTCTGGGCATCAAGGAATTGTGGGACATTGATCCGGCCAAACATGTGCCGGGCCGGGTTTTGCACACACAGGGCTGGCCGCTCAGTGAGAGCGAGAGCTGGGGCGGGGGTTTCCTCTACCATCAGGCGGGCGGGCAGGTCGCGCTGGGGTTTGTCACGGCGCTGGATTACAGGAACCCGCATGTCAGCCCCTATGAGGAATTCCAGCGCTGGAAGCAGCATCCCGCGATCCGCGCGATCCTCGAAGGCGGCAAAAGGGTCAGTTACGGCGCGCGGGTGATCAACGAGGGCGGGTGGCAATCGGTACCGCATCTGGCCTTCCCCGGCGGGGTGCTGGCCGGATGCAGCGCGGGCTTTGTCAACGTGCCGCGCATCAAGGGCAGCCACACCGCAATGAAGAGCGGCATGCTGGCCGCCGAGGCGATTGTCACCGCCATCGCCGGGGGCGAGGAAGGCACGCAGTTGGACGCCTATGAGGCGGCCTTGCGCGAGAGCTGGATCGCCGACGAGCTGAAACTGGTGCAGAACGCGCAGCCTTTGGTCGCCAAGTTCGGCGGGGCGCTGGGCACGGTGCTGGCGGGCGCGGATATGTGGGCGCGGTATCTGCGCATCAATCCGTTTGGCGCGATGGCCCACCACAGTGACGCCGAGGCCACGGGCCGGGCCGATCTCTACCAGCCCATCGCCTATCCCAAGGCGGATGGGGTGATCAGCTTCGACCGGCTCACCAATGTCTCCTTCTCCTTCACCAACCATGAGGAGGATCAGCCGTGCCACCTGAAACTGACGGATGCGACGGTGCCGACCCGGATCAACCTGCCGCGCTATGCCGGGCCGGAAGCGCGCTATTGCCCGGCGGGCGTGTACGAGTTCGTGGGCGAGGGGGATGCCAAACGCCTCCAGATCAACGCGCAGAACTGCGTCCACTGCAAAACCTGCGACATCAAGGACCCTACGCAGAACATCACATGGGTCGCGCCCGAAGGTGGCGGTGGGCCCAATTATCCCAATATGTGA
- a CDS encoding TetR/AcrR family transcriptional regulator: protein MPQTDVASWGKSDHRGDGLHAPMQAIAGTAAVTIASRPARNPGPRSLATTERILASAEALLRKHGEKFTLGDVAASGRVSMASIYSRYPSKIHLIQEVQLRVLRGLREQIAEGLRQVASEGGNLEWRATRIVEIYAESHMARASIIRAFHAVAREDSSLRVRGVETVQALVEAAASALLGPDISATAEAAMARLQMIAQTLLHALASYLGFGYSAGSDGEGNWLAFKDMLARMVYLSAREVLETSSHQD, encoded by the coding sequence ATGCCCCAAACCGATGTTGCGTCATGGGGCAAATCCGATCATCGCGGCGATGGTTTGCACGCACCGATGCAGGCCATCGCAGGAACCGCCGCCGTGACCATTGCCTCCAGACCTGCCCGCAATCCGGGCCCCCGCAGCCTCGCAACGACAGAGCGTATTCTTGCTTCGGCCGAGGCCTTGCTGCGCAAACACGGAGAGAAATTCACCCTGGGGGACGTGGCGGCGTCAGGTCGTGTGTCGATGGCGTCGATCTACAGCCGGTACCCGTCGAAAATACACCTGATTCAGGAAGTTCAACTGCGCGTCCTGCGCGGACTGAGGGAGCAGATTGCCGAAGGTTTACGGCAGGTCGCCAGCGAAGGCGGCAATCTGGAGTGGCGCGCCACCCGCATTGTCGAAATCTATGCCGAATCGCATATGGCGCGCGCCTCGATCATCCGCGCATTTCATGCCGTCGCGCGCGAGGATTCCTCCCTGCGGGTCAGGGGTGTCGAGACGGTGCAGGCGTTGGTCGAGGCCGCCGCCTCGGCCCTGCTTGGCCCTGACATCTCCGCCACCGCCGAGGCGGCGATGGCGCGATTGCAGATGATCGCACAGACATTGCTGCATGCCTTGGCCAGCTATCTGGGATTTGGCTATAGCGCCGGAAGCGATGGCGAGGGCAATTGGCTGGCCTTTAAGGACATGCTGGCGCGTATGGTGTACCTGTCCGCCAGAGAAGTCCTGGAGACATCATCCCATCAGGATTAA
- a CDS encoding DUF6152 family protein — translation MMNPTLNRLFAACVLSMATLAALPAQAHHSFAMFDLGRQVTIEGTVRSFQYTNPHIWINLTVTDPKTGQPVEWGIEGGSPNTLSRAGWNHSIIKSGDKVRITINPLRDGRPGGSLVALQSGTLKVGV, via the coding sequence ATGATGAACCCGACGTTGAACCGCCTGTTTGCAGCCTGTGTGTTGAGCATGGCCACACTTGCCGCGCTGCCCGCGCAGGCACATCATTCTTTCGCGATGTTTGATCTTGGGCGCCAGGTGACCATCGAGGGCACGGTGCGCAGCTTTCAATACACAAACCCGCATATCTGGATCAACCTGACCGTCACCGACCCGAAAACGGGGCAGCCTGTGGAGTGGGGCATCGAGGGAGGAAGCCCGAACACCCTGTCACGTGCGGGGTGGAACCACTCCATCATCAAGAGCGGGGACAAGGTGAGGATCACCATCAATCCGCTGCGCGACGGGCGCCCGGGCGGATCGCTGGTGGCGCTGCAATCGGGGACATTGAAGGTCGGCGTATAG
- a CDS encoding GH39 family glycosyl hydrolase codes for MVRSHDWIARLDTVDNPDSLFPRWDADPQDPASYNFAAADQWVAQVNRLGAQVLFTIASAIPHNKRPAADLAKYEIVVEHIVRHFVEGWGNGRPDSIRYWEFGDQPDFGKLHFAGTTGQFHAMYAAFARAVKRVDPRLQTGGPGLAFPLNADTGHREAFLDFVHEQRLPLDFFSYNWFSDGTRDPMDQRVVAQRLRAVLDARGFRKTALVADSWNYLGIPVNHAHPAEAAAYIVAAGIYLVDSPLDRACYFRGDGGWDPHYGFQDPAGYLGPDGRTDQRMIAVESLGQALNGKRLPASGGDEDGLAVLASRDEASGAVRVLVANHARPAAFAKPRQSDTLSFRVPIGAERVQMDFLLPPQRPVPAEPRPFQLSLTVMNRLWTSRRVTVNRLLVDKDGAHRSSFDAAPRHGAVMVDAPVGPNSFALFDINPA; via the coding sequence ATGGTCCGCTCGCACGACTGGATCGCGCGGCTCGACACCGTGGACAACCCGGACAGCCTGTTTCCCCGCTGGGATGCCGATCCGCAGGACCCGGCCAGCTACAATTTCGCCGCCGCCGACCAATGGGTCGCGCAGGTCAACCGCCTCGGCGCACAGGTGCTCTTCACCATCGCCAGCGCCATTCCGCATAACAAGCGGCCCGCCGCCGATCTCGCCAAATACGAGATCGTGGTCGAACATATCGTGCGCCATTTCGTTGAAGGCTGGGGCAATGGTCGCCCCGACAGCATCCGCTATTGGGAGTTCGGCGATCAGCCGGACTTCGGCAAGCTTCACTTTGCCGGGACGACCGGGCAATTCCACGCGATGTATGCGGCCTTTGCCCGTGCGGTCAAACGGGTCGATCCCCGCCTCCAAACCGGCGGGCCGGGCCTTGCCTTTCCGTTGAATGCCGACACAGGGCACCGCGAGGCCTTCCTTGATTTCGTGCATGAACAAAGGCTGCCGCTGGATTTTTTCAGCTACAACTGGTTCTCGGACGGCACCCGCGACCCGATGGACCAGCGCGTGGTGGCACAGCGGCTGCGCGCGGTTCTCGATGCGCGCGGCTTTCGGAAAACGGCCTTGGTGGCGGACTCCTGGAATTATCTGGGCATCCCGGTAAACCACGCCCATCCGGCCGAAGCGGCGGCCTATATTGTCGCGGCGGGCATTTATCTTGTCGATTCCCCGCTGGATCGCGCCTGCTATTTTCGCGGCGATGGCGGGTGGGACCCGCATTACGGGTTTCAGGACCCGGCGGGCTATCTGGGGCCGGATGGCAGGACGGATCAGCGCATGATCGCCGTCGAATCCCTGGGCCAGGCATTGAACGGCAAGCGCCTGCCCGCCTCCGGCGGCGATGAGGATGGGCTGGCGGTGCTGGCAAGCAGGGATGAGGCCAGCGGCGCGGTGCGGGTGCTGGTGGCCAATCATGCCCGCCCGGCCGCCTTTGCCAAACCCAGACAGTCGGACACGCTGAGCTTTCGGGTGCCGATCGGGGCCGAGCGCGTCCAGATGGATTTCCTGCTGCCGCCCCAGCGCCCTGTTCCGGCAGAGCCGCGCCCATTCCAACTGAGCCTGACCGTCATGAACCGGTTATGGACATCCAGACGCGTCACGGTGAACCGCCTGCTGGTCGACAAGGACGGCGCGCATCGCTCGTCCTTTGATGCGGCTCCCCGGCATGGCGCCGTCATGGTGGATGCGCCGGTCGGCCCCAATTCCTTTGCACTCTTTGACATCAACCCGGCATAG
- a CDS encoding DUF6644 family protein, producing MGVRADWLANSGVAVALRETPWAIPAIQCVHIAAIALLISSSVLAQMRIAGWMAVDQPLDQIASWVQPRLRLCIAVLLATGLLMILSEPNRTLGNPAFWAKMGAVIFAFGLTEIQVRFAHSGGAFPGWGRPAAFVVLMLWIVAIACGRWIAYLY from the coding sequence ATGGGGGTCAGGGCCGATTGGCTGGCAAACTCGGGCGTCGCCGTCGCCTTGCGAGAAACGCCCTGGGCCATTCCGGCCATTCAATGCGTGCATATTGCGGCGATTGCGCTGCTGATCTCCTCCTCTGTACTGGCGCAGATGCGTATCGCCGGATGGATGGCCGTTGATCAGCCGCTCGACCAGATCGCGTCCTGGGTGCAGCCGCGCCTGCGCCTTTGCATCGCGGTCCTGCTGGCCACCGGCCTGCTCATGATCCTGAGCGAACCGAACCGGACGCTCGGCAATCCGGCATTCTGGGCGAAAATGGGCGCTGTCATTTTCGCCTTCGGGCTGACCGAGATCCAGGTCCGCTTTGCGCATTCAGGCGGCGCGTTTCCGGGCTGGGGCCGCCCGGCCGCCTTTGTGGTCCTGATGCTCTGGATCGTGGCGATCGCCTGCGGCCGCTGGATCGCCTATCTTTATTGA
- a CDS encoding DUF6644 family protein has product MIHEILDQLTNTPLATAIREGDIWFPWLETVHVLAVTLVFGTIVMVDLRLLGLRGYRVSTAAVIHELVPWTWGAFVLAVVSGSALFVSKAETYADNTFFRLKMAALLFAGLNMMIFHLGAYRSISDWDTASIRPLGARLAGGLSLACWLAVLCCGRWIGFTLSSF; this is encoded by the coding sequence ATGATTCACGAGATTCTCGACCAGCTCACCAACACGCCCCTCGCCACCGCCATCAGGGAAGGGGACATATGGTTCCCATGGCTGGAAACAGTTCACGTGCTGGCTGTCACCCTCGTTTTCGGAACAATCGTCATGGTCGACCTGCGTCTGCTGGGCCTGCGAGGCTACCGCGTCAGCACGGCCGCGGTCATTCACGAACTGGTGCCCTGGACCTGGGGGGCATTTGTCCTCGCGGTGGTCTCCGGCTCGGCGCTGTTTGTATCCAAGGCCGAAACATATGCCGACAATACCTTTTTTCGGTTGAAGATGGCGGCCCTGCTCTTTGCCGGCCTCAACATGATGATCTTTCACCTTGGCGCATACCGGTCGATCAGCGACTGGGACACGGCAAGCATTCGTCCCCTCGGCGCCCGTCTGGCCGGCGGCCTTTCGCTGGCGTGCTGGCTCGCCGTGCTGTGCTGCGGCCGCTGGATTGGTTTCACGCTTTCGAGCTTTTGA